TGCCGCTTCTTCCCTTTGCGTGCGCCGCGACAGCAGCATGGAAACAAGTAACATACCAATTAGGAAGCCGACGCCATAGACGATAATACGATCTGAAGTTTTCATAAAGCGTCTACTGTTCTGATTCCCCGTGTCGCTGCAAGTATTCCTTACGTGCCCGCATCACACAGAGCACAATCGCCAAGCCACCAGCCCAGACGCCTCCATAGGTCAATCCATTGGTAAAACCAAAGGCCGCCAAGAACCCGTAGTCCGGGCCATCCATGAAACAAAGCCCAAACAACAGATGCGAGAGCACCCCGAGCATGGCCCCTATAAAACAGATGATCAGCACAAAATAGAGCCAAGTCAGCAACCAGTGGAAAATTTGAAGTAAGATTCGAAGCATTATCCCCGAAACTTGGAAGCCTCCGCCTAAGCTGGCAAGTCATTCATCTACTTTGCCGATTTGAGTTTAGACTCCTTAAGCTCCTGCTTAAACAGCTTAAGAAAGTTCTTTGAGCGCCGCTCCAATTCACCCTGAGCAGTCTCGCCGCGCGTACTGGCCAACGATAAATCCACATCCGCCGCCAACAAAACACGAACCAGTTGACGGTATTCTCCACAGCTGTCCGCAGCCACGTGCAGTGGCGTGCGCCCCTGACTATCCTGAACATTAGGATTCGCCCCCGCAGCAAGGAGTAACTTCAAAATCTCCAACTCACTCTTAAGAATCGCCGCATAGATCGGCGTGCGCATTCGCTCATTCACATTACACGTATCGGGAGAAGCCCCTGCCGCCAACAATGCCTTCACCATCTCCAAATTCCCCAGCGAAGCTGCCTGATAGAGCGGCGTTCGCCCAAGAGGGTTATACACATCATCGACCGCCACCCCATCCAACTGAAGGGCCGCGACATTCCCCTCACGAATCGCGCTAAAAAGCGCATCCTCCAACAACGGCTCAAAGTAATTCCCAGAATAAACCTTTATCATTCGCTCCTCACTCTTCGCAACGGTGAGCCGTCCAGGCTCATAATCCAGAACGAGCCCCACATAGTGATCTTTCTTAACATTCGTCTTTGGTAAGCGGTGAAACTGCCCCTCACGCAATTCGTAGCTCGCATCATAAATAGTTGAAGTCCCCTCGTTTGAAGCCAGCTGGAAGCCCACCGTACGGTAAAGACCGGGAGAGGTCCTCCGATAACGAAAAAGTCGTTGATCACTGAGTGACGCACGCCGCACACCGGCGGCTTCCAGTTTCGGACTCAAACGTATTTCCAACATCCGCTGCGGGAATTTCAATGAATGCGCCACCCAAATGCCATCCTTCAGAGATGGCTCCACGGCTATTTGCTGTGGATCAAGCGTCGAGCAACCAAACTGATTAAGGCATGCAAAAATAAAAATGAAGGGTATTATTGGCGTAAAGACAGAGCGCATATCTAACGATTATTAATTTAGATACACGCAGTCAAACGAATATTAAAAGGACACTTTGACCGGCTCGCGCTCCACGGGATCAACCTCAAAGAACTCTTCCGCCTCCGCCGGAAAGCCAAACATATTGGCTACGATATTACTGGGAAAAGACTGCGCCTTGTTGCGGTAATCCCGCACGTTGCCGTTGTAAAAGCGACGCGCTGCTTGTATGCGGTCTTCGGTATTCACCAGCTCTGATTGCAGTTGGAGGAAATTTGTGTTCGCCTTGAGGTCGGGGTAATTCTCTGCTAGTGCAAAAAGACCATTCAGACTAGAAACCAGCAGCTTCTCAGTCGTCGCCTGCTGGCCGGGCGAACCGGTGTTGGCTCGGCACTGATTCCGCAACGCAATGACTTTTTCCAAGGTCTCGCTCTCGTGCTTGGCGTAGGCCTTCGTCGTTTTCACGAGGTTCGGGATCAAGTCGTAACGACGCTTCAATTCCGTATCGATATTGGCCCATGCATCACGGATATGGTTCCGAATCGCGACCAATCCATTGTAGGTAAGCACCAGATAGAGCAGTGGAATACCTAAGAAAACGGCGAGGACAATGAGCGTCGGAATCATAATACTATATTATTCGAAAAGATAGTTGGGCATGAGTGAGCGAATCTTCAACAAGCGATTTATATTCGGCCGTATCGCTTCAATTGAAAGCTTACCTCGAAAAGTCAGCGCCAAGGTATTGCCATCCACTTCGATAATCAAATCCTGCTGACCGAGCAAATAATCAATCATCTGTGCGTTGCAAAAATCGTACGCAAATTTTTTATCACGTGACTTCACTTTATAGCGCTTGGAAAACTCAAGCGACTCAAAGTCGATGTCATCAAAGCCCAGAGCTTGACCGATCTTAGAGAAAAAACCTTCGCGCTCGATATTCAGCTCAGGAAAGCTAACCGGTAGGCTCAAGGTAAAGATGGAAAAGTAATGGTGATGCGTGCTCCGGCGCCCCTTGCTATCACGAGAATACGTCTCGTAGTGGTAATCGAATACATGCACTCCCTGCCCCTCGATCTCGCCCGAGATTCGGTTGAAAACATAGCGACGGCTCCCATCATCCATGTTCTCCAAAAATCCATAACGTCGAGCAAAAGAGCTGTCCTTCTGTGGGTAGAAACGAAACCCCAAGTCCGACGCAATCCGTTCAAATGCCTCACGACGCTTCTTGGCCTGTAAATGCCCGAAATACGCGATCACTCCGACCAAGATGATAAATCCAATAAATAGTAAGATCTGTGGTTCCACCGAGATAGAAAGTAAAATCATAACGTGAATGACCAGATAAAACTCAAAATGACTGGAACCGTGAATTACGTGAATTTCCGTTAATTTAAAAGACGCATAGTTGATGCTACCTGGTACGATGCAGACGCTATTGGCATAGCGTCGCTACAACCAACGATCCCCCGACGACTCCCAACTGTAGCGATACCGCGCTAGCGGCGTCTCCGGAACTCGCTCACCGCAGACGCTATTAGCATAGCGTCGCTACACCCAACGATCCCCGACGACTCCCGACTGTAGCGATACCGCGCTAGCGGCGTCTCCGACACTTGCCCACCGCAGACGCTATTGGCATAGCGTCGCTACACCCAACGATCCCCG
The nucleotide sequence above comes from Coraliomargarita algicola. Encoded proteins:
- a CDS encoding LemA family protein, with translation MIPTLIVLAVFLGIPLLYLVLTYNGLVAIRNHIRDAWANIDTELKRRYDLIPNLVKTTKAYAKHESETLEKVIALRNQCRANTGSPGQQATTEKLLVSSLNGLFALAENYPDLKANTNFLQLQSELVNTEDRIQAARRFYNGNVRDYRNKAQSFPSNIVANMFGFPAEAEEFFEVDPVEREPVKVSF
- a CDS encoding ankyrin repeat domain-containing protein, encoding MEPSLKDGIWVAHSLKFPQRMLEIRLSPKLEAAGVRRASLSDQRLFRYRRTSPGLYRTVGFQLASNEGTSTIYDASYELREGQFHRLPKTNVKKDHYVGLVLDYEPGRLTVAKSEERMIKVYSGNYFEPLLEDALFSAIREGNVAALQLDGVAVDDVYNPLGRTPLYQAASLGNLEMVKALLAAGASPDTCNVNERMRTPIYAAILKSELEILKLLLAAGANPNVQDSQGRTPLHVAADSCGEYRQLVRVLLAADVDLSLASTRGETAQGELERRSKNFLKLFKQELKESKLKSAK